A single Populus alba chromosome 7, ASM523922v2, whole genome shotgun sequence DNA region contains:
- the LOC118049622 gene encoding protein-S-isoprenylcysteine O-methyltransferase A isoform X1 yields MSFLKQILGDMKNEVSGLIMYSCCCPSFSEIFGYTACRQLSQMFLAVLFFHSSEYVLVAAIHGRSSVNLSSLLISKAYVFAMMFALLEYVVEIALFPGLKEYWWVSNLGLVMVIIGEITRKLAIVTAGQAFTHLIKVNHEEQHNLITHGVYRFVRHPSYTGFLIWSVGTQIMLCNPISTIGFAIVVWRFFSQRIPYEEFFLRQFFGSEYVEYALKTPSGVPFVK; encoded by the exons ATGTCATTTTTGAAGCAAATTTTGGGTGATATGAAGAATGAAGTTTCAGGATTAATAATGTATAGCTGCTGCTGTCCTTCTTTTTCAG AAATTTTTGGATATACGGCTTGCAGACAGTTATCCCAGATGTTTTTGGCTGTGCTCTTTTTTCATAGTTCTGAATATGTTTTAGTTGCTGCTATTCATGGGAGATCAAGTGTTAATCTTAGTTCACTCTTGATCAGCAAAGCTTATGTGTTTGCAATGATGTTCGCGTTGCTTGAGTATGTTGTTGAGATTGCTTTATTTCCTGGGTTGAAGGAATATTGGTGGGTAAGCAATTTAGGTCTTGTGATGGTTATAATTGGGGAGATTACTCGGAAGCTAGCCATTGTAACAGCTGGACAAGCGTTCACACATCTGATTAAGGTTAATCATGAGGAGCAACATAATTTGATAACTCATGGAGTGTATAGGTTTGTACGTCATCCATCATACACTGGTTTCTTAATCTGGTCAGTTGGAACTCAGATAATGTTATGCAATCCTATATCGACAATTGGGTTCGCTATTGTTGTCTGGCGCTTCTTTTCTCAACGGATACCATATGAAGAGTTTTTCTTGAGGCAGTTTTTTGGGTCGGAGTATGTGGAATATGCTTTGAAAACTCCTTCTGGAGTTCCATTTGTGAAGTGA
- the LOC118049622 gene encoding protein-S-isoprenylcysteine O-methyltransferase A isoform X2: MTEIFGYTACRQLSQMFLAVLFFHSSEYVLVAAIHGRSSVNLSSLLISKAYVFAMMFALLEYVVEIALFPGLKEYWWVSNLGLVMVIIGEITRKLAIVTAGQAFTHLIKVNHEEQHNLITHGVYRFVRHPSYTGFLIWSVGTQIMLCNPISTIGFAIVVWRFFSQRIPYEEFFLRQFFGSEYVEYALKTPSGVPFVK; this comes from the coding sequence ATGACAGAAATTTTTGGATATACGGCTTGCAGACAGTTATCCCAGATGTTTTTGGCTGTGCTCTTTTTTCATAGTTCTGAATATGTTTTAGTTGCTGCTATTCATGGGAGATCAAGTGTTAATCTTAGTTCACTCTTGATCAGCAAAGCTTATGTGTTTGCAATGATGTTCGCGTTGCTTGAGTATGTTGTTGAGATTGCTTTATTTCCTGGGTTGAAGGAATATTGGTGGGTAAGCAATTTAGGTCTTGTGATGGTTATAATTGGGGAGATTACTCGGAAGCTAGCCATTGTAACAGCTGGACAAGCGTTCACACATCTGATTAAGGTTAATCATGAGGAGCAACATAATTTGATAACTCATGGAGTGTATAGGTTTGTACGTCATCCATCATACACTGGTTTCTTAATCTGGTCAGTTGGAACTCAGATAATGTTATGCAATCCTATATCGACAATTGGGTTCGCTATTGTTGTCTGGCGCTTCTTTTCTCAACGGATACCATATGAAGAGTTTTTCTTGAGGCAGTTTTTTGGGTCGGAGTATGTGGAATATGCTTTGAAAACTCCTTCTGGAGTTCCATTTGTGAAGTGA